ATGCTTTGCTGCATTCTTCCGTTTGCCTTTTCTTACTGAGTGGGTGCCCTCGCTAAAACATGCACTCCCCATGTTGATAATTCCACATCTTGTCTCGGTCTCTGTGGAAATCCCATTTACCTGTCAGCCTTGAAACACTGCTGGttcttttgtgcttttctttgtgatAAAGACTCCCATCTGGGGACTGGCCTTTGCTTTGACAGACAGAGGGGGGAGATAGGGAGGGAGGCGAGTGTTGGAGCGCTCAGAAAAACACCCAGAGTAAGCAGTCAGAGTGATGAAAACATATTGAATGCTAACGGAGGAAAATTACCCAGAGTCAAATTGAATTCTGTTCATGGatgtggtgaggaggaggggagtcCCTTCCAATGTGCCACTGTATTTTGTTCATATTACGATTTTTATATACTGCAGTCATCTGAGCCACGTTCACGTTCACAGTTGGATGTGTTTGAATATTCTGAAACGCCTTAACTATTTAAATGCTAATAGTGGCCACTTGTGTAGATCACAACATAAAAGAAtagaggaaataaagaaacatcTGTCCACATCTGACCACGTTTGATGTTTGTGCTTCTTCCTTCAATGTGCCCTCCTCTTGTTTCCCTTCCCACTCTCTATCATCTCCCTTTCATCTCTTGGTCACTGATTGGATTTGCTAATTGCAAGCTTAGTTCCTATCTTGCCGCTAACCCCCGCCCCCACTCCCCCAATAAGTGATTACCTTTAGAAGAAGCAATTTACCTTCAGaccttttctgcttttctccatctctttgaCACAAACTTTTAATGTGGCACTGAACAAAGCTGTAATCTGCACATCTGTGAGAACTGGCTACACAAGAGGGAACATGCGACGTGTATGTTCGTACTGAAGGGCGCCTGTCATTAAAGTGCAGGTCTGGGAAACAATTCATCATGAAATGGTGGCTGTTGATCATTTGCATGATAGAGGAATACAAAATGATGTAGCGCAGTGAGGCATCTTGCAGCCCCAGCTCCCCATAAATCACTCTCAGCCATCAGTCACCATGCAGCATCCCCGTCCTGTGTCCTCCAGTtaaccacactcacacacacacacacaaccacacacacacacacacacatacacacatgggAGTTGGAAAATGAGAGTAGTCAGCATGTACTCTATCCCTCAGAGAGCCTGCATCCCTTTTGGCCATTTGGAACCCAACGTGGTACCTCATCATCCTGAATTCACCAAGCTATGATCCATATGTTCCCCCAAGTACGACTGGGCTTAAAACTCTTAAGATGTCACAGATGTACAGGGACACAGTAATGAGGGCGAGGAGTGGGACCCTAGATTGAGTAATTAAGCAATCAAAAACGCTCtccacaaaatgtctttttcatgttattattattacccattattttcattctcttgTTTTACAGAAACACGGAGATGCCTCTACCTGCTGATAAACACTCATTTTAAGTGTgctaaaactttattttgaagttttatACGTCATTACAGTATGTTGAGAGGGTCTGAATACtgttttttcgtttttttattatttgggGCATTTGTGGCTTTAAAGGATAGGAGAGTCAGGGGGAGTGAGAGGAAATGGGGctgtgagaaagagggaggagacaTTCAGAAAAGGACTGCAGGCCAACCAGGGTCGCTGCTATGAAAGGATTTCAACTTTCTGTGCATGGGGTGAGCACACTAACCCACCgtttaattatcattatttttttttgcatgtaaataaacacaagcagcaatACAAGGTCTGAGcctgaataaaaaataatctcagTCTGAAAGTTTGATGAAAATCAGGTATTGATCTAAAAATAAGTTAGCATGATTGGATGTCTGACTGGACATGTAATCCCAGGTGTGGAGGAAATTCTGGTAAGGAAACACATAAACCAGAGCAATGCAGTCATATGTTTCTATAGATTACCAATTAAATCTGAAAGATTTTCCACTTGCAGAGACAAAGGAAGACCTGCATCAACTGTTCAATCAGTGAAACCTTGCGACAGGAAGTTCCAAGTGTTGAGGATTGTTTCCGATAGTTTCATGCATGAAGACATGAGGGATCAGTGCACTAATGCGCAAAAGCTGTTACAGTAACCACAATTTTTAACTTCAATACAGTAcaaaaaatatgagaaatatgTGTAAGTACACAGTGGATTAATATGTAAGGTTAACTGGGTGattctattatttatttgaGAGTAGTCTACAGTTATAAAATCAATCTTCACAGTTTATAAATTGCTGTGCACTGTTTCAGCATCTGATAAGACTTCAAACTCATGAATCTAATACTCAAACCTGTCAACCTCGATCATATCATCTCACCGGAACATATAAGAACATCCCCACCTCCCCCAACTCAGCCCCTGTTGCCCAGTAAGTCTCCAGCGACCCCCACCTTTGCGtgcagcagaaggagagagtgagagaaagaaaaaaaaactgaataaaataacgagatacagaaaaagcaaaagcattaTTCAGCCTCATCATTAAAACAATGGGGTTAAAGGCTTAACCGTGGCCTCTTATCAAATCCCCAGTGGGTGATAAATGTGTCTTCCCTTTTCAACAGAGTAGGACCATTGCTGATAAAGACAACCTAAGGctagaaggagagaaagagagagacggaaAAAGGGAAGAAGGAGAGACTATGCAGAGCAGCACACGGCTTATCTTCGCTTCTAATTAGCTACTGTATGTACAACTCCACAGCTGCAAGCAATGTTGGGGATTCCAATGAATTTCTCAGctgttctcttgtttttgtctgcccCCCCAATACATAAAGATGCTTTGGAGGCTGCATAGaagtgtgtatctgtctgtatATCTCTGGATGTATTTATTcgtccttgtttgtttgtgtgctcaaGGTATCCTGAATGTAGGAAATAAACcttagaggaggaggaggaggaggaggaggacaaagaaatCTAATTACAGTACTACCATCtatgatggagaggagaagcTGAGAGCACTGCTGGGATTTCTGCTACTCCACTCGCCTTTCGGAAAAGAGACATGATCCCCAGCAACAGGGATTCAATTTTCTCTCAAGAGAGAAGGATGCGTGTAAAACCTGCTCTCTCAAAATTCAACATCCTCAACGAGAAAGCAACTTACAACTTTTGCATTTCTTCCTTTGATTGGAGCAGCTAAGTGCCAACTGAGTTGCATTCATGCACTGGAAATGGCATACGTAGGGGCAATAAAGGCAGAGAGAGCATATTTACTATGATTACGGGTATGACAGTGACAAGGCACGACAGAAGTAATAAGAGTTCCTCCAGGGATTTTAGTGCTCTGTGTGACTGTTATGAACAAACTGGCTGCAATGACTGAAAAGTTATGTAGCGAGTAGTATGTActacaaaagaagaaaaaactatttgtctggttgttttgtttagtGGTTGCTGTAACAGTTTGCAAAGCAACCAATTTGTGCATTTGAAACACGTTCTTTTCCAATCAGGTGGCTGGTTTGATCTCAAAAGATATTAAACTCTGCAAAAGCCAAGATTTAGAATCAACCAAATCACTGTCAAACCAGACAACACAGCAATTACTTGTGCAATTAAAAAAGGAATTGCATGATACTTTACTTGCCCGAGAGAGGGTCATCACACAGAGACAGTCTATCATTAATATGAGTTGGAATGCAGGCAACAGTACCCAGGGTGGAAATGCTCGCTCTGATGAGCCACAGGAAGACTAATTGGTGTCGCACCTTTTCCCTgtgtggctgtgctgctgagATAACACAGATAGTCACTGTAAAATATATCATGCATAAAAAAATGCACCGCTGCATAGCGATTTATATGCAAAATGcattaaacacacataaaaacgTGTAGGAGTTAAATAGTCATGTGCACTCATTTCTCAAACTCACACATCCTGTGAGAAGAAACATATAGAGGAATGGAAAAATACTTcagaaagggaaaaaatcaattaaatgtatttctttgtcTGCAGGGAACTACATTCTCTATTTCCATCATATAATGCTGGAGTGGCGGTGGTGGGAGGGCCTTCAGAaacccagcagcagcactaaCAACCTCACAATCGCTGAGCCAAATCCCCAGCTGCTGTAAGTCAACTGACATCAGAAAAAGACACCTTTGGAGTGGTCGGAGAACTCGGTTACACAAAGCAGCGTGTGCATGTGAGGTCTGATCTGATGCCGAAGACACGTTTGCTTAACATCCAGCGACTCCATTTCAAGCCTGCTTTCAGTTGAATTTTACTTAACGTCGTTTGAGGATTTCGAGTTTTGCCTCTGTTTTCTTGCCAGACTGCTGCTTCTCCTTGCTAAAATAAGAACCAATCAAATCGTAGCGGCAGCCAACTCAGAAAAATATCCTTGAAGAGATTTGAATAACATACATGTGTCTGAGTTTCCTTGTGTTCCAATGAGAGTTCTTGtagaaaagttattttttacattataaaacaaacacatcatttgGCTGTTGGTATGATTACTTATCTTCCATGCAAAATTATATGAGGGGAGCCTGCACAAACGTGAAGACTTGTCAACTACTCACTTTAATGAAAATCTTCATCTGTGGCAATACTTACAGGTTTCTGCGTggatgtatatgtgtgtgtgtgtgtgtgtgtgtgagattaagGGTGCTGCCCTTTACTGTAATGACAGTAATGATCACCAAGGTACAAAAGCACATCTGGAGGCTTTGAATCACGGGGTAAAGCGGTGAGATGGGAGAACAACATGGGAGGGAGATGATGCGCGAATAACGCAATgcaaagagggggaaaaattACCATAGCCAATCTTGCCCATGTCCAGAAGAGACACAATTTACCATGGATGAGAGGAAATACAGCCCGtacagacaagaagacaaacaacacactctCCCTgatgctcttttctttcttcaacaTGCAGTAAACAGCAGTTCtctacttttcttttcttgattttattattttctcctATAAAAAGCCTGCAGTCTTATCATTGGGATATCTGCAGTTAACTTCTACTTCAAGTTCCTgtagtttctttattttctgcctAAGATGtacataaaagcaaaaatgttacAGTCGCTATACACATGTAGCTGTTGGTACCAATAATAATGTTCAAACTTTTTAGGTGTCCGTTTGTTAATATTGATTATGTAGCTCATTATGCAATAGTGTATGAAAATTTACACGTTATGATGTTAAAGTTCCTAAATAATTAATAAGCTCAACACACAAATccttaaaaatataaaataacaagaaagaGTCTGCAGCTAGCAGCTCTGAAtcaagaagaatcagcttttattAGCAGTATTTACTGGcattttttcattaatcactccaccacacccaaatttttcctgcccgtccaatgggggaatcaaaccagcgaccctcagatcacaagccgcttctccaacctctaggccccGCCTGCCTCTGTGAGGCTGCGTTCACACGACAACATCACTGACATTCAATAACGTGAATGGTTATCCCTTAACTTTTTGAACTGTGCAAAACTCTAATTGATCAGGACATCACCACAGACATTGACATACACCCTCAAGAAACCATGAATAGACATTCAGTTCAAAACACTCATCCACTAAAATCtctgacctgatggtggcactaGTCAGGAGATCAACAGGActcatcctctggggatcagGAATAACAACCAGTTGGCATGGCATTCCAtgtcatttcactttaaaaacaaaacattgtggTGGGGATGGAGTTTGTACCAAAGCAGTGGACCAACCAACCAACATTTTCACCCATGAAGTCATGCCGCTAGCACAGCTATCAAACAAAAATTGCTTTCTGACCATTATCAGGTACAAATTTACAGTAGCAGCGCTGTCTTAGACTCCCACAGAGATCACAGTCAGTCGCTCTTACAGTCATGCCTCAAGGATATATACCAGTAGATTCAGGGTACAGCCGTTACAGTATCAGTCACCAAGATGCGCCTAGTAGGAGATGAAGGAGACAGTACAAGGAGTATCAAAGAGAAACTGGGGatcagaggagagcagaaagaACTAAGAGACAAAGACTGTATTATTCATCAATAACTGGTTTGATTCCCTTTTTTTGTGgccgctttttttttttcaagttatCGAATGTGAGTTTCATATTTGCACATTTAGGTGACTTGTACAGAGCGACTAATAATGACAAAGCACTGctgtatttcattgtttttttgtaactttcaaACATTACCGCACTACTTAcaattttttgattttattacactttattaataccaagctgggaaattacttctctgcatttaacccaacactgattgaaacacacacacatgcaacatgcaacgtgcagtgaaacacatcaCTGCACAGGGCATCATTAGTCaatccaccacacccaaatgtAACCTTACGGTGACATTGAAATTCTCCATGTGAGCAGAAGAAACAGACATTTCCAGATACATTCAAGAGACAGAGCTTGACATTTTGCTTGACCACATTGTTACGTAGGGATAGgactggacagagagagggcaTGAATGTGATGACTGCCTGTAGATAAATCACAGGCAGCATAAAATCACATCCCCTCTACTGAAGTGATGGGAAGCACCATATATTGTACTTTCATACATAAAACACCTAAATGTGCACAGCAACATGAGAAAGTCATGTAGTGTTCACAGCTCTATGCTGAACAGTGGCATGTCTGTCATCAATAATTAATAACCATGCAcagtacatgtatgtatgtacttcATACAGTACATGTCCTGTATGTAGTCTGAATTGATAATTGGCAGCAGAACATGTGTGAACAAGAGAGTGGATGAGAAAGGACACTTGCACATAGCATGTTCTGCACATACAGTAATATCCTCTGTTCCTGCATATAAAAAGCCTGTATGGATTGCCCTTTAAACTTTAACCAGTCTTCCCTTAGAGGAGCAATCAATTATGAGAAAGAAGGGTCATCAGACCAAAACGGGCCAACATGGTTAAAAACCTGCTGGAATAAAGGCAAGATAATGAAATTAATATTATCCCCCGCCAGTCACCTTGATGCATGATTGAGAAGCACGCTGCAAGCCTGTATGAGCGGTCCTCAGTTATGCAAAACTGGCTGGGTAGTGAgatgtgtacatgtgcatgttgAGTCACTGCTTTCTTAAAGACTTGTTGTCCTTATGAGTTTCCCTTCACAATACCCTTGTATTAGACACTTATAAGCCAACAACAATGGATTATGATTATGAAATTATTCTTCCTATTGGGTGcaaattcatttaattaatcCAATTACacctgtgttgagtgtgtgtgtgtcagaagcTCCTGCTGTGGTTCTGGCTAATGGTATATTAATCCTCTGGGCTGGAATCTTAACTGTGCTTCAGTTAGATATGTTAGAAATGAACAAGCTGACCAGGGATGTTAGCTAAAAGTATTAAGACAAGAAATATAAGACCACCTGGTCTTATATattattacaataataaaatcCAAAAAGACATATACAAATCTGGTCTGACAAGACTGAACAGTTAGATGAGATAACACACACTTAACTCCATGTTCCATGCTCAGTTACAGAAGCTGTTctgcatacaaacacaacagccaAAGGAAACTGGTATGACAATCCCATAATTTGTGCCCACTGCTGTCCTACCTGCCCTCTTGAACCTGTCCAACAGGTTTTGTCTGACTGTCCTCTGCAGGTTGAAGTAGTCATCCTCCTCATCTGGGCTCTTTAGGTACAGAGGAATGTGCTGGAACACCAAGATGTGCTTGGGCTTGGGCTCCTGAACAAAGACAGATGTGAGTTCATCACTAATCTGCTAAGACCAAAATTATAAAATTGTTTCAAATGGCTGCAGATGGCAGCAAATATCGAAATGTCCAGGTAGACCAAAGGAAGACATCATCTTGCCGAAAAGTCATCATAAATCAGACCAGAATAGAATCATGTAACTGTTTCCCTACCGTTAAGGAGGAGGCTCTTTTCAACTGCTCCTCCAGCCACGTCTCCTGGGCCTCCTTCAGCTGAGGGCAGGCCGAGGCGTCATAGAACAACTGGGAGTTCAGAACCAGGCAGAGGACTCCACCCACCTGAGACACCAGAGGCAAGAGGAAACAGCAATGTGGTAGATGCTAAACTACAtctcaattatttttttcaagggTTAAGGggtttttaatgcatttttttctgctacaTTACCGCTCACATTTTTCCAAATACTATTTTTCTTGTAGTAGTTTCTGTAATTTGCACTTTTCTTGTAATTTGTAATTCTACAAAGAAGCTCACTGATTATCCCATGGGCAGAGTGAGCATATGAGCAGGGGCCCTGATGTTGAGAGGGTTCATGTCCTTATAGATTTGTTCAAGTGGGTAGAAATATGTAAAAGGACTAAATATGGGAGGAAGCCTACATGTAATTGAGAAAGCTGATGAACTAGAAGTGTGGCCTTTGAAAATCATAGCTACCAGGCAGGGATGGTCTAATGAAAGATGCTGCTGAGTAGGGAAATGTGCGATGTGTTCTTGAAGCTTCACTCATAATAGAGAATAAAAATCAGGACTTTATGGCTTCGATTGCTTCAaatttggcctttttttttttttttttttaatttggctcTTGTGAGTCCCTCAAATTTATGAAAACAGCCCCATTCACATACAAATAATGTAAATGGCACATGATGTGCCCAAAACCGAACCAAAATATGAGCAAGTCTATGCAACAGCCACGACTAGCTATGCTACTACGAGATGTTTGAAGCAAGTGTTTACCCAGAAGCTGAAATAGTCATTCCCCCAAGCGCTGCAGTACTGCTCCACTGTCCTGGGGGTGGGGGCATTGCCCAGGTCATGGTTGCCACTGACAAATACCAGCGGGATGGAGGGATCTGTCCCCTTCAAGGCCGCCTTCAGGTCTCGTTCCTGACCTTCTCTGAACGGGGTGTCTGGGGGAACAACAGGGAAACTAACTGTCACAATGTGAAAGACAGCTAAATGTCCTTGCAGTAAATTAGATGGTGGTCACAGatgttaagaaaaaaacactggCATGCATCAGAAAAATCAATGCCTGATTATTAATATTGATAATAACATCTTACCTGGACAGGATAAaatgagtcagagagagaaaggtatATGAATTTTGATGAGAACTGTCAGACTGAGAGTGTGAAGGGTACTCTAGACAAGAGTTGCCGAAGGGAAAGGGGATTATTTGGATCATGATGATGACAGCTCAGAGAATGATCAATGCTCTGTACAGCTCCACATTATATCACCATGGTTACTGTCATGATGAGTAGTGTTCTGGAGGAAGACTCCTGGTCCACATGGGAAAAACCCAAGCTTTTGCTGAGGAGAGCAAGAACCTCAGGTTTGTCAGGTCCATCGGTCCAAGGTACATGAGGCTATTAGTTTTACAAGAGCTTAACAGGGTGTTCATTTATTTGGTGTGTTAAAATCAAGAGAAATTCACTATTAAGTCTGGAGTTCACACAAAGGAAAAGCATGCACAAGGAAGAAACTGTTTCGAGCTAAATCGATCCTAGactcaactttatttataatttagaaTGTATATCAAACAAACCTATAAGCCCATACTCTTAAGTtattccttctcctctctcttctcctctcttattttcttccctctttaTTCATCTGAGTAATTATTTTACTGGCCTACTTTTGGAGCAAACGTTTCCTTGGATGTTTGGATAGGAATCATTACATAAGAGCCTTTCCTGACAGAACATCTTGTGCATGACAGGGTAAGAGAATGTAGAGTTTAAAACGCATTCAGATAAAAGGCAAAACAGCGCTTTCACCTGTGTCTCTTCTATAATTAAGCCATCCTGTCAGACTTGAAATTGCAGAtacaacacacaaatgtgcactcAAATACAAAGggagacacaaagcaaaaaacagaTTCTGTGTGACACTTAATTACCGCATTCACCTGGTTGCTAGCCAACCAGGTGCAAACCTGTCATATTACAGTCATACAAATGCTGCCTCATATTTCATACATAAAACGATTACATTACAGcattaatatataaaaaaacaaaaatcatcgacaaaatgaatttgaaaacaaaatgccttCATTATGTGTCACTATTCATTCTGGGCATGTTGCTGGAATGTCATGAAGGCGCATTTAGCTTTTTGACAATAATAGTATTGTAACGTTAATGCTGCTGTCATTATGTAattttttggcaaataaatttaatttcattccAGTAAACTAATTATCTcctgaaagtgaaaaagtgttttattttacttatctatTCAAAAGTGTTACCAGTGATTCGCAAAAGAATAGATATAAGTGGTCTTACTAACATTTTCAAGTGAGTGATGTGTAGTGCAGCAAATTATTAAACATCTAGCCTGGTCTTTAGGGAGCTGACAGTTTGAAGCAGAGTCTTGATGAAAACTGTCAGCTGTGGCCACAACAATGTGGACTCATTATTCCACATTCACAATATCTGACTGCTGCCACAGTGATATACAAACAAAGGAAGCTGCTCAAATGAAGCTGAAGAGTAGGGGCTGCAAAAGTTGTCAACTGAAATGCTGAGgggactgctgcagctgctagCTCGCACCAACCATGCTGTTAGAGATAATTGGATCCTAACCATTTATTGATTGGAAAAACAAGCGCTTTACCTTCTCTTAAACACCATAAATGTGCCTTTTAGCAAGGCACCTGAACTTGTAAGCTGGTGGCTGAAAACAGAGGAACATGTTTTATACTTAACACCATGACACAACtttgttaatgtgtgtaatTGAGTGAGTGTGATGCAGAATGGGGTTCAACAAGAGCATATAGCcacatttaacttttttaagtttttaaataaatatgaaacttGAAGGGCACTTGGAGAGCACATAACTACCAAAGTGGCAGCTTCCTGTTCAGGCGTGGTTGTGTTGATTTGTGCTTTACAACAtaactgcagtgaaacaataagaaaaaaaattaagtctCTATTTCACTGCATTGTGTTGTCACAAACTCCGCTCTATCTCTTCATTCACCATCTAGCTCACTCCACCACAGCTGTGCTCTCTCGAGCCACAGAGTAGGAGCCAACGAGCAACTGAGTCCcatttttgaaagtgaaaaacaacttttgcATCTGCCCAGTAAATAGGATCTGCTCCAAAATCTAATAAGTTATTCCTTGGCCCACGCTACACTCTTTAACCAAGTTCATGAAAATTGGACTGCTATCATAATTTTGCTCATAAACAGACCAAACAAACCATCAAACTGGACTAAGAACATAACCTCTTTTATGGAGGTAAATATAGCACTGGAaaccaaacacagcagcagggatgctgtgctgctttctgcttCCTCACCCCTCCAGCTGCCTGTCCTCAGCTACAGCCATCCACTAACATAGCAATATCCATGCATCATCCCTCAGCGCTACAGAGTGCAAACCAGTCCTCAACCATACAATACCCCATCAATCTGCATTTGGCCCACCTTGCTTTTGATTAATGGAGAGCGGTTACAGGCAAGACACCATTAAGGCACCAGGCCGTTTAACATCTGTAGGTTGCGCAGATACATATGTCATGCTGAAGTTGGAAAGCCTGGACTGTTTATTCACTATAAAATTGTATTCACACTTATCTGGTTACATATGTCAGTTAACATGTCCTCCTTCGCTTCCACTTAACCACCGGAAATAACACTGCACACTGTGTAGGTTCCAAGGGGCAGTAGATTTATGATGAGAATCCATTTCCATGAAACATGTCCAAtatcaaaaaaataacaaaacatgagCAGAAAACAGTGATAAAATGCTGCAGATAACTTCCTAAATAAGTATTATTCCTCATCCCATAGGAAATAATGAAGGCTCATGAAAGGTTTTGTGGAAAATACTACTTTCCTCTTTCGGAATATATGTGCAGAGTAGGGtatatagaaataaaaacacaaagccgCTGTCCGCTCTCTCAG
The Scatophagus argus isolate fScaArg1 chromosome 21, fScaArg1.pri, whole genome shotgun sequence genome window above contains:
- the cpped1 gene encoding serine/threonine-protein phosphatase CPPED1 isoform X2, with the translated sequence MAESEEIFLRAKHRTFSGLTEDAEREWTGPFFFIQAADPQLGLMKAWRDGDCDGGGEEWAEEVELTKQTVEAVNKLRPRPRFMVLCGDLVHAMPDTPFREGQERDLKAALKGTDPSIPLVFVSGNHDLGNAPTPRTVEQYCSAWGNDYFSFWVGGVLCLVLNSQLFYDASACPQLKEAQETWLEEQLKRASSLTEPKPKHILVFQHIPLYLKSPDEEDDYFNLQRTVRQNLLDRFKRAEKTPVPKMSVQRIS